The following are encoded together in the Numida meleagris isolate 19003 breed g44 Domestic line chromosome 19, NumMel1.0, whole genome shotgun sequence genome:
- the RBM38 gene encoding RNA-binding protein 38, producing the protein MHTVQKDTTFTKIFVGGLPYHTTDSSLRKYFEVFGDIEEAVVITDRQTGKSRGYGFVTMADRAAAERACKDPNPIIDGRKANVNLAYLGAKPRSIQTGFTIGVQQLHPAFIQRPFGLTPHYVYPQAIIQPSVVIPTPVQSITSPYIDYTAASQAYSQYTTAAYDQYPYAASPAAGFVGYGYTGAVQPPITASTPAAPATAFVQYQPQQLQPDRMQ; encoded by the exons ATGCACACCGTGCAGAAGGATACCACCTTCACCAAGATCTTCGTCGGGGGGCTGCCCTACCACACCACCGACTCCTCCCTCAGGAAGTACTTCGAGGTCTTCGGGGACATCGAGGAGGCGGTGGTGATCACCGACCGGCAGACCGGCAAATCCCGGGGATACGGCTTT GTGACCATGGCAGACAGAGCCGCGGCTGAGCGAGCGTGCAAAGACCCCAACCCCATCATCGATGGCAGGAAAGCAAACGTGAACTTGGCGTATCTGGGAGCAAAGCCGAGGAGTATTCAAACCG gttttaCCATAGGTGTGCAGCAGCTCCACCCAGCCTTCATCCAGAGACCCTTTGG ACTCACGCCTCACTATGTTTACCCCCAAGCGATCATTCAGCCCAGCGTGGTGATCCCCACCCCCGTGCAGTCCATCACATCTCCCTACATCGACTACACCGCCGCCAGCCAAGCCTACTCCCAGTACACCACAGCTGCCTACGATCAGTACCCCTACGCTGCCTCTCCCGCCGCGGGCTTTGTGGGATACGGCTACACGGGCGCGGTGCAGCCCCCCATCACCGCCAGCACCCCGGCAGCGCCTGCCACCGCCTTCGTGCAGtaccagccccagcagctgcagcccgaCCGCATGCAGTGA